The following are encoded together in the Phragmites australis chromosome 19, lpPhrAust1.1, whole genome shotgun sequence genome:
- the LOC133900181 gene encoding uncharacterized protein LOC133900181 — MAKAFVLAIKGIALMWYTSVPKRTIFSLEQLREVLFSHFQGNYTSLVTIRDLFTVKQKEGESLKEFTQRFVWVKCQVKGLSDDTVIDSTRQGLRSGALASRLVRKPAKDVDELFTKMEEYSRAEEDELLRHADRSASETQSYRRGEEKASHGKEKEECPRETYQSISPGVVFLNGFDDVMTVSPRGSPSQRADISVTQ, encoded by the coding sequence ATGGCTAAGGCTTTCGTCCTGGCCATTAAGGGAATCGCACTCATGTGGTACACCTCTGTCCCAAAGAGGACGATATTCTCATTGGAGCAGCTTCGGGAGGTACTTTTCTCACACTTCCAGGGCAACTACACATCCCTGGTCACCATCAGAGATCTGTTCACAGTAAAACAAAAGGAGGGCGAGAGCTTGAAGGAGTTCACCCAGCGTTTCGTGTGGGTGAAGTGCCAGGTGAAGGGCCTCAGCGATGACACAGTGATAGACTCTACACGACAAGGTCTCCGGTCAGGGGCCTTGGCATCACGCCTGGTGCGGAAGCCGGCCAAGGACGTGGACGAGTTGTTCACCAAGATGGAGGAATATTCAAGGGCTGAAGAGGATGAGCTTCTCAGGCACGCTGATAGGTCGGCCTCCGAGACCCAAAGCTACAGGAGAGGTGAGGAGAAAGCATCCCACgggaaggagaaggaagaatgTCCAAGGGAAACCTACCAATCCATTTCACCCGGAGTGGTTTTTCTcaatggttttgatgatgtgATGACGGTTTCGCCACGTGGCAGTCCTAGTCAGCGTGCTGACATCAGCGTTACGCAgtaa